One Streptomyces sp. L2 genomic window carries:
- a CDS encoding ATP-dependent Clp protease proteolytic subunit, producing MSRPSARHVLPEFTERTRSGHRTLDPYSKLFDERIVFLGTHLDDTAAIDVTAQFMQLEHAAPDRDISLYLNCPGGSHSAMTAVYDTMRYVSCDVATYCLGQAASAAAVLLAAGTPGKRFALPGARIVLEQPSLSEPVTGMPSDLAIQAEELARVRALMEELLARHTGRGAERVRDDLERVLVLDAPAAVEYGLVDGVVPRRGAAPTVPGTPGDPTAPGAPGAPGTPGAR from the coding sequence ATGTCCCGACCGTCCGCCCGCCACGTCCTGCCCGAATTCACCGAGCGCACCCGCTCCGGTCACCGCACGCTCGATCCGTACTCGAAGCTGTTCGACGAGCGGATCGTCTTCCTCGGCACCCACCTCGACGACACGGCCGCCATCGATGTGACGGCACAGTTCATGCAGCTCGAACACGCCGCCCCGGACCGGGACATCTCGCTGTACCTGAACTGCCCGGGCGGCTCGCACAGCGCGATGACAGCCGTCTACGACACGATGCGGTACGTCAGTTGCGACGTGGCCACCTACTGCCTCGGGCAGGCCGCCTCGGCCGCGGCGGTACTGCTCGCGGCGGGGACACCGGGGAAACGGTTCGCTCTGCCGGGCGCGCGCATCGTGCTCGAACAGCCCTCCCTGTCCGAGCCGGTGACGGGCATGCCGAGCGATCTGGCCATCCAGGCGGAGGAGTTGGCCCGGGTGCGCGCGCTGATGGAGGAACTGCTCGCCCGGCACACCGGGCGCGGCGCGGAGCGGGTCCGCGACGATCTGGAACGGGTGCTCGTGCTGGACGCCCCGGCGGCCGTGGAGTACGGCCTGGTGGACGGCGTCGTACCGCGGCGCGGGGCCGCGCCGACCGTTCCGGGTACGCCGGGCGATCCGACCGCTCCGGGCGCACCGGGTGCTCCGGGCACTCCGGGCGCGCGGTGA
- a CDS encoding type II toxin-antitoxin system Phd/YefM family antitoxin: protein MAYEIPVTQARAELADLINRVVYGDERVVVTRHGKPLVALVSAADLERLDALDEPAEEQVISSVSGVHEVRPAAPERQRFGIAAEHRGPGVS from the coding sequence ATGGCCTACGAGATTCCGGTGACGCAAGCCAGGGCCGAGCTGGCCGACCTGATCAACCGGGTGGTGTACGGCGATGAGCGCGTCGTCGTCACACGGCACGGCAAGCCGCTCGTCGCGCTCGTCTCGGCCGCCGATCTCGAACGGCTGGACGCGCTCGACGAGCCGGCCGAGGAGCAGGTGATCAGCTCGGTGTCCGGGGTCCACGAGGTCAGGCCCGCCGCCCCGGAACGCCAGAGGTTCGGGATCGCCGCCGAGCACCGGGGACCTGGCGTGTCCTGA
- a CDS encoding urease subunit gamma: MQLSPHEQERLLIHVAADVAEKRRARGLRLNHPEAVALITSHVLEGARDGRTVAELMSSGRKVLIRDEVMDGVPEMIHDVQVEATFPDGTKLVTVHDPIV, translated from the coding sequence GTGCAACTATCTCCGCACGAGCAAGAGAGGCTGCTCATCCATGTGGCGGCCGACGTGGCCGAGAAGCGCCGGGCCCGCGGGCTCCGGCTCAACCACCCCGAAGCGGTCGCCCTCATCACATCGCACGTCCTGGAAGGCGCCCGTGACGGCCGTACCGTCGCCGAGCTGATGTCGTCCGGCCGCAAGGTCCTCATCCGCGACGAGGTCATGGACGGCGTCCCCGAGATGATCCACGACGTGCAGGTCGAGGCCACCTTCCCGGACGGCACCAAGCTCGTGACCGTCCACGACCCGATCGTCTGA
- a CDS encoding urease subunit beta, with protein sequence MIPGELLFADDPVHCNEGREVTSLTVLNAADRPVQVGSHYHFAEANPGLEFDRAAARGKRLNVAAGTAVRFEPGVPVEVELVPLAGARIVPGLRGETGGALDA encoded by the coding sequence GTGATTCCCGGAGAGCTGCTCTTCGCCGACGACCCCGTCCACTGCAACGAGGGCCGCGAGGTGACCAGCCTGACCGTCCTGAACGCCGCCGACCGGCCGGTTCAGGTCGGCTCCCACTACCACTTCGCCGAGGCCAACCCCGGCCTGGAGTTCGACCGAGCAGCCGCGCGCGGCAAGCGGCTGAACGTGGCCGCCGGCACCGCCGTACGCTTCGAGCCCGGCGTCCCCGTCGAAGTGGAACTCGTGCCCCTCGCCGGCGCCCGGATCGTGCCCGGACTGCGCGGGGAGACCGGAGGCGCGCTCGATGCCTGA
- a CDS encoding urease subunit alpha, which produces MPEVSRAAYADLFGPTTGDRIRLADTDLLIEIEEDRAGGPGGSGDEAVFGGGKVIRESMGQSRATRADGTPDTVVTGVVIVDHWGIVKADVGIRDGLITGIGKAGNPDTMDGVHPDLVIGPETEIIAGNGRILTAGAIDAHVHFICPQVADEALASGITTLVGGGTGPAEGSKATTVTPGPWHLARMFEAMEAYPVNVGFLGKGNTVSHEAMFSQIRGGALGLKLHEDWGSTPAVIDAALTVADRTGVQVAIHTDTLNEAGFVGDTLAAIAGRSIHSYHTEGAGGGHAPDIMTVVSEPHVLPSSTNPTRPFTVNTVEEHLDMLMVCHHLNPAVPEDLAFAESRIRPSTIGAEDVLHDLGAISIISSDSQAMGRVGEVIMRTWQTAHVMKGRRGALPGDTRADNHRVRRYVAKYTINPALAQGLAGRIGSVETGKLADLVLWEPAFFGVKPLLVLKGGQIAYAQMGDANASIPTPQPVLPRPMFGAIGRAPASNSVNFVAPSAIEDGLPERLRLGRRFVAIESTRTVGKADMRENDARPDVRVDPDSFAVRIDGELVEATPAVELPMAQRYFLF; this is translated from the coding sequence ATGCCTGAGGTCTCCCGCGCCGCCTACGCCGACCTGTTCGGCCCCACCACCGGCGACCGGATCCGGCTCGCCGACACCGATCTGCTGATCGAGATCGAGGAGGACCGCGCCGGCGGCCCCGGCGGCAGCGGCGACGAGGCCGTCTTCGGCGGCGGCAAGGTCATCCGCGAGTCCATGGGCCAGTCCCGGGCCACCCGCGCCGACGGCACCCCCGACACCGTCGTCACCGGCGTCGTCATCGTCGACCACTGGGGCATCGTCAAGGCCGACGTCGGCATCCGGGACGGCCTGATCACCGGCATCGGCAAGGCCGGCAACCCGGACACCATGGACGGCGTCCACCCCGACCTCGTCATCGGACCCGAGACCGAGATCATCGCGGGCAACGGGCGGATCCTCACCGCCGGCGCCATCGACGCGCACGTGCACTTCATCTGCCCGCAGGTCGCCGACGAGGCTCTCGCCTCCGGCATCACCACGCTCGTCGGCGGCGGCACCGGACCGGCCGAGGGGTCCAAGGCGACCACGGTCACGCCCGGCCCCTGGCACCTCGCCCGGATGTTCGAGGCGATGGAGGCGTACCCGGTCAACGTCGGATTCCTCGGCAAGGGCAACACCGTCTCCCACGAGGCGATGTTCTCCCAGATCCGCGGCGGCGCCCTCGGCCTGAAGCTGCACGAGGACTGGGGGTCCACCCCGGCCGTCATCGACGCGGCGCTCACCGTCGCGGACCGGACCGGCGTCCAGGTCGCCATCCACACGGACACCCTCAACGAGGCCGGCTTCGTCGGCGACACCCTCGCGGCGATCGCCGGCCGGAGCATCCACTCGTACCACACCGAGGGCGCCGGCGGCGGGCACGCACCCGACATCATGACCGTGGTCTCCGAGCCGCACGTGCTGCCCAGCTCGACCAACCCGACCCGCCCGTTCACCGTCAACACCGTCGAGGAACACCTCGACATGCTGATGGTCTGCCACCACCTCAACCCGGCCGTCCCCGAGGACCTCGCGTTCGCCGAGTCCCGGATCCGGCCGTCCACCATCGGCGCCGAGGACGTCCTGCACGACCTCGGGGCGATCTCGATCATCTCCTCCGACTCCCAGGCCATGGGCCGCGTCGGCGAGGTGATCATGCGGACCTGGCAGACCGCCCACGTCATGAAGGGCAGGCGCGGCGCTTTGCCGGGCGACACCCGCGCCGACAACCACCGGGTACGGCGCTACGTCGCCAAGTACACGATCAACCCGGCCCTCGCCCAGGGCCTCGCCGGCCGGATCGGTTCGGTCGAGACCGGCAAGCTCGCCGACCTGGTGCTGTGGGAGCCCGCCTTCTTCGGGGTCAAGCCGCTCCTCGTGCTCAAGGGCGGCCAGATCGCCTACGCGCAGATGGGCGACGCCAACGCGTCGATCCCCACGCCGCAACCGGTGCTGCCCCGCCCGATGTTCGGCGCGATCGGCCGCGCGCCGGCCTCGAACTCGGTGAACTTCGTGGCACCGTCGGCGATCGAGGACGGGCTGCCGGAACGCCTTCGGCTCGGCAGGCGGTTCGTGGCGATCGAGTCCACCCGCACGGTCGGCAAGGCCGACATGCGGGAGAACGACGCCCGCCCGGACGTGCGCGTCGACCCCGACAGTTTCGCCGTGCGCATCGACGGCGAACTCGTCGAGGCCACTCCGGCCGTCGAACTTCCCATGGCCCAGCGGTACTTCCTCTTCTGA